Sequence from the Longimicrobium sp. genome:
CTGCACCCGCGCCAGCACCCCCGGGTCGGTCGAGCTCCCCTCCACCAGCGTGATCCAGGGCGCCATCTCGTGCGCCTCGATGGCGCGGCGGTTGTGCTCGCGGATCTCGATGTCCACCCCGATCACCCTCCCCTTGCCCAGGAGCCGACAGAGGCTGGCATAGTAGATCAGCGAGCCGCCGTGCGCGACCCCCGTCTCCACGATCACGTCGGGGCGCACGCGGTGCAGCACCTCCTGCGCGCGGACCATGTCCTCGGGGAGCTGGATCACCGGGCGGCCCAGCCAGCTGAAGGTGTACGAGTAGCGCTGGCTCCACCCCGCCTTCACCCACAGGCGCGACAGCAGCTCGAACCCCTCGCGGGAGTACAGCGGGACCTGCCGCGGGCCCTGGGGCGTGTGGTGCACCAGGGTGGCCTCCTGCTCGTCAACCTCTACCAGCATGCACGGGCTCCGTCAGCTCGGTGAGCGCCACGTCCAGCCCCGCCTCGCGGAGGAGCCGCTCGTTCTCGGCGCGGTAGTTCGGGTTCATCAGCACCGCCGTCTTCACCCCCAGCGCGCCCAGGCGGCGGAAGTCCACGATCGGGTGGCCGGTGCCGGGGAGGTAGCGCCCCTGCTTCTGCGGGTTCAGGTCCACCACGCACGCCACCAGCCGCCGGTCGGGGTCGATCAGGTCGGCCAGGGTGGCCCCCTTGGCCCCGGCCCCCCAGAGCGCCACGCCGCCCTTCCCGCCCCACTCGGCCAGCTGCGCGTGGTAGGCGGCGCGCACCTCCGGCTCGGCCGCAGCGAACTCCCGGGCCAGCCGCAGCACCTCCCCGCCGTCGCCCGGCGCGGCCGCGGGGGCGGACGCCGGCGCGGCCTCCAGCCAGAGGTACTGCCCCCCGAACACGTGGCGCACCTCCCGCGCGGCGAAGCCGGCGGCCTCGAAGGCGGCGGCCAGCGAGCGGCCGGTGAAGTACGAGCAGTGCTCGTAGAAGAAGTCCCACACCACCCGGTTGCGCAGGATCCACTCCACCGTGGGCGTCTCGAAGAAGACGCGGGCGTCGGCCGAGCCTCTGAGCGCGGCGCGCACGGCCGTGAGCAGCCCCACGGGATCGGGCACGTGCTCGATCACGTGCCGGCACACCACCACGTCGGCCGGGACGCCGGCGCACCCGGGCCCGTAGAAGCGCCGCTGGAAGCTC
This genomic interval carries:
- a CDS encoding CmcI family methyltransferase; the encoded protein is MLVEVDEQEATLVHHTPQGPRQVPLYSREGFELLSRLWVKAGWSQRYSYTFSWLGRPVIQLPEDMVRAQEVLHRVRPDVIVETGVAHGGSLIYYASLCRLLGKGRVIGVDIEIREHNRRAIEAHEMAPWITLVEGSSTDPGVLARVQGLVRPGESVLVFLDSNHTREHVLRELECYHGLVSPGSYLVATDGIMRDLHDVPGGRPEWEWDNPAAAAEEFAGRHPEFVLEQPEWPFNESPLREAVTHWPGAWLRRL
- a CDS encoding methyltransferase domain-containing protein, with protein sequence MALRARRAAPGEGGVSAAACPVCGSGEVEEFLRREAVPAHQNLLMESEDAALAAPRGDLRLACCPRCGFVHNRAFDPGRLSYGAGYDNTQTCSPSFRAHVEGLVRHLVEERGVRGCHVVEVGCGQGDFLRRVVEAGGPGTTGTGFDPAYTGPERDLDGRVSFQRRFYGPGCAGVPADVVVCRHVIEHVPDPVGLLTAVRAALRGSADARVFFETPTVEWILRNRVVWDFFYEHCSYFTGRSLAAAFEAAGFAAREVRHVFGGQYLWLEAAPASAPAAAPGDGGEVLRLAREFAAAEPEVRAAYHAQLAEWGGKGGVALWGAGAKGATLADLIDPDRRLVACVVDLNPQKQGRYLPGTGHPIVDFRRLGALGVKTAVLMNPNYRAENERLLREAGLDVALTELTEPVHAGRG